One segment of Rhodopirellula baltica SH 1 DNA contains the following:
- a CDS encoding DJ-1/PfpI family protein, giving the protein MARTNGCHTTSPTTKPQEFIMEKVLIVIGDATELLDTMYPYYRLQEAGFEPVVIAPEKRLYQLVLHEIKPGWTITKEWEGYTLDCDVPFSEVKEDDYAGIFFSGGRAPEYIRYDEDLVRITQHFFDTNKPIASVCHGVEIPAYADRVRGRRMATVAKCQFDLEVCGGIFVDEPCVIDGNLVSGRTYRDNGFYIAPWIQQLETARDSKS; this is encoded by the coding sequence GTGGCTCGGACGAACGGTTGCCACACGACCAGCCCCACCACCAAACCACAAGAATTCATCATGGAAAAAGTGTTGATCGTTATCGGTGATGCCACCGAGTTGCTGGACACGATGTATCCGTACTACCGGCTGCAAGAAGCTGGCTTCGAACCGGTCGTCATTGCACCCGAAAAACGGCTCTACCAGCTTGTCTTGCACGAAATCAAACCGGGATGGACGATCACCAAGGAATGGGAAGGCTACACGCTGGATTGCGATGTTCCCTTTTCCGAGGTGAAGGAAGACGACTACGCGGGCATCTTCTTCTCAGGCGGCCGAGCACCGGAGTACATCCGCTACGACGAAGACTTGGTGCGGATCACGCAACACTTCTTTGACACCAACAAACCCATCGCCAGCGTTTGCCACGGCGTCGAGATCCCCGCCTACGCCGATCGAGTTCGCGGACGCCGAATGGCGACCGTTGCGAAGTGCCAATTCGACTTAGAAGTTTGCGGCGGAATCTTCGTCGATGAACCGTGCGTGATTGACGGCAACCTCGTCAGCGGACGCACCTACCGCGACAACGGTTTCTACATCGCCCCATGGATCCAACAACTCGAAACCGCTCGCGATTCCAAGAGCTAA